The Terriglobia bacterium genome includes a region encoding these proteins:
- a CDS encoding EamA family transporter: MQATLAGVVLFGASGDVALSRGMKSVGALSLGQWTQVIHAIFTPWVGAGIILLLAFFVSYLSALSFADLTYVLPATAVGYILMAVLAKFFLHENISPWRWAGIALIAMGVGFVTAGPAKTATARGVQGHPPPPVGSA, translated from the coding sequence ATGCAAGCTACCCTGGCCGGGGTGGTGCTGTTTGGTGCGAGTGGCGATGTCGCGCTGTCGCGCGGCATGAAGTCCGTGGGCGCGCTTTCCCTCGGCCAATGGACCCAAGTCATCCACGCCATCTTTACGCCTTGGGTGGGGGCGGGAATCATTCTGCTGCTGGCCTTCTTCGTCAGCTACCTGAGCGCGCTTTCCTTTGCCGACCTCACCTACGTGCTGCCCGCCACCGCAGTGGGATACATCCTGATGGCCGTGCTCGCCAAGTTTTTCCTGCACGAGAACATTTCGCCGTGGCGCTGGGCAGGGATTGCGCTGATCGCGATGGGAGTCGGGTTCGTCACTGCTGGGCCCGCGAAGACGGCAACCGCGCGAGGGGTCCAGGGCCATCCACCGCCGCCGGTCGGCAGCGCATGA
- the hpnJ gene encoding hopanoid biosynthesis associated radical SAM protein HpnJ: MPLKTLFLNPPSFENFDGGAGSRWPATREIESYWYPVWLAYPAGMLEGSRLLDAPPHHVSAEDTIRIAKEYEFLVLFTSTPGFPGDVRLSEAIKAANPNIKIAFVGPHVTVLPEKSLQQAAAVDFVVRKEFDYAVTDFAKGKPVEQIAGVSYRKNGNVIHNPEGPQISDLDSLPNVTEVYKRDLDVRRYNVPFLLHPFVSLYTTRGCPAQCTFCLWPQTLSGHAWRKRSTDAVAREMAQAKEYWPYVKEFFFDDDTFNIQKARTIELCAKLRPLKLTWSCTSRVTTDYETLKAMRDAGCRLLIVGYESGDQQILKNIKKGATLERARQFTKDCHKLGLVIHGDFIMGLPGETRETIRRTIDFAKELDVETIQVSVAHAYPGTELFDFAVSNGFMANKEMVDIGGHQMAHIEYPGLPADDIMEAVHRFYDEYYFRPKAVFRIVRKAIFNSDERKRLYHEAKGFMKVRANRNRWVKQQRQKPIAPPAPPVGGAPASETEPSVAEPANA; encoded by the coding sequence ATGCCACTGAAAACGTTATTCCTGAATCCCCCTTCGTTCGAAAATTTTGACGGTGGCGCCGGATCCCGGTGGCCGGCGACACGCGAGATTGAGTCCTACTGGTATCCGGTATGGCTGGCCTATCCGGCGGGGATGCTGGAAGGATCTCGGCTGCTGGATGCGCCTCCCCACCATGTCTCGGCGGAAGATACCATCCGCATCGCCAAGGAGTATGAATTCCTGGTGCTGTTCACCAGCACACCGGGTTTTCCCGGCGACGTACGGCTGAGTGAAGCGATCAAGGCGGCCAACCCGAACATCAAGATCGCCTTTGTCGGGCCGCACGTGACGGTGCTGCCGGAAAAGAGCCTCCAGCAAGCGGCCGCGGTTGATTTCGTGGTGCGCAAGGAATTTGACTACGCGGTAACGGATTTTGCCAAAGGCAAGCCGGTGGAACAGATCGCCGGAGTTTCGTACCGCAAGAACGGCAACGTCATCCACAACCCGGAAGGGCCGCAGATTTCCGACCTCGATTCCCTGCCCAACGTGACCGAGGTTTACAAGCGCGACCTGGATGTCCGCCGCTATAACGTGCCGTTCCTGCTGCATCCCTTCGTTTCGCTGTACACGACGCGCGGGTGCCCGGCGCAGTGCACCTTCTGCCTGTGGCCGCAAACGTTGAGCGGGCATGCGTGGCGGAAGCGGTCCACCGATGCGGTGGCGCGGGAGATGGCGCAGGCGAAGGAATACTGGCCGTACGTGAAAGAATTCTTCTTCGACGACGACACCTTCAACATCCAGAAGGCGCGGACGATTGAGCTGTGCGCCAAGCTGAGGCCGCTGAAGCTGACGTGGTCGTGCACCTCGCGCGTGACCACCGATTACGAAACGCTAAAGGCGATGCGCGATGCCGGATGCCGGCTGCTGATCGTGGGTTATGAGTCCGGCGACCAGCAGATTCTGAAGAACATCAAGAAGGGCGCGACGCTGGAGCGGGCACGCCAGTTCACCAAGGACTGTCACAAGCTGGGGCTGGTGATCCATGGCGATTTCATCATGGGCCTGCCCGGTGAGACCCGGGAAACGATTCGCCGCACCATTGATTTCGCCAAGGAACTGGACGTCGAGACCATCCAGGTCTCGGTGGCGCATGCCTACCCGGGGACGGAGTTGTTCGACTTCGCGGTGAGCAACGGGTTCATGGCCAACAAGGAGATGGTGGACATCGGCGGCCACCAGATGGCGCATATCGAATATCCCGGATTGCCGGCCGACGACATTATGGAGGCGGTGCACCGCTTTTATGACGAGTACTATTTCCGTCCCAAGGCGGTGTTCCGAATTGTGAGAAAGGCGATTTTCAATTCCGACGAGCGCAAGCGCTTGTACCATGAAGCCAAGGGCTTCATGAAAGTCCGCGCCAACCGCAACCGCTGGGTCAAGCAGCAGCGGCAAAAACCGATTGCGCCGCCGGCGCCACCGGTGGGTGGCGCACCGGCTTCGGAGACGGAGCCGTCGGTGGCGGAACCCGCCAACGCCTGA
- a CDS encoding TolC family protein: protein MNGSFHRLQWPFYSILAVAVSISAFAEPLPFRRAMELVAQRGSVSVAAAEQLRARASYLELRNMYLPQLVVGSGVAKTYGFPLSIEGSAPSIISVNYQSALYSPAGGDFIKAARQEWQASETGTQDQSAVTLLEAAITYIQLDTVASRMRLLNQQQEEANRLVSVVSDRVQAGVDSQMDLTRAKLAAAQVRMRLADAEGAADVLRERLGQLTGVAPTSIETVTESIPTIPDLSQQPDIVGAAVTSSPGLKAAQESATAKQLRAKGEHKLMWPAIDLVAQYGLFSKYNNYDLYFNRFQRNNATLGVAIRFPFLNFAQRARAEAADAEAVKAQRQTEVTKRQVSTDTLKLTRAIKQLDAAEQVAQLDYQLAQAQVDAVQARIQTAAPGMPGVPGQPAVPPPGPRELESARIQMNDKYSTYLDTAFELQKARLQLLRAAGKLDDWALGKH, encoded by the coding sequence ATGAATGGCTCTTTTCACCGCTTGCAGTGGCCGTTTTACTCCATCCTGGCCGTGGCCGTTTCGATCTCCGCTTTCGCTGAGCCGCTTCCCTTCCGGCGCGCCATGGAACTGGTGGCGCAGCGCGGGTCGGTGTCGGTGGCCGCAGCCGAGCAACTGCGCGCACGTGCGTCATACCTGGAACTGCGAAACATGTACCTGCCGCAGCTCGTGGTCGGCTCGGGTGTCGCAAAGACATATGGATTCCCGCTCAGCATCGAAGGCTCGGCGCCCTCGATCATCAGCGTGAACTACCAGTCCGCCCTGTACAGCCCCGCAGGAGGCGATTTCATCAAGGCGGCCAGGCAGGAATGGCAAGCGTCGGAGACGGGGACGCAGGACCAGAGCGCGGTCACGCTGCTGGAAGCGGCCATTACCTATATCCAGCTCGATACCGTGGCCTCACGGATGCGGCTCTTGAACCAGCAACAGGAAGAGGCGAATCGGCTGGTCTCGGTGGTCAGCGATCGGGTGCAGGCCGGAGTTGACAGCCAGATGGACCTGACGCGCGCCAAGCTGGCAGCGGCGCAAGTACGGATGCGCCTGGCGGATGCGGAAGGAGCAGCCGATGTGCTGCGCGAACGGTTGGGGCAGTTAACCGGGGTGGCGCCGACATCGATTGAGACGGTCACCGAATCCATTCCCACGATTCCCGACCTCAGCCAGCAGCCGGACATTGTGGGCGCGGCGGTAACAAGCAGTCCAGGATTAAAGGCGGCGCAGGAATCAGCGACGGCGAAGCAACTGCGCGCCAAAGGCGAGCACAAGTTGATGTGGCCGGCCATTGACCTGGTGGCGCAGTACGGACTGTTTTCGAAATACAACAACTACGATCTTTACTTCAACCGCTTCCAGCGCAATAACGCGACGCTGGGAGTTGCGATCCGGTTTCCATTCCTCAACTTCGCGCAGCGGGCCCGCGCCGAAGCCGCCGACGCCGAGGCCGTGAAGGCGCAGCGCCAGACGGAGGTTACGAAACGGCAGGTTTCCACCGATACCCTGAAACTGACGCGGGCGATCAAGCAATTGGACGCCGCCGAGCAGGTGGCGCAACTCGACTATCAATTGGCCCAGGCGCAAGTCGATGCCGTGCAAGCACGCATCCAGACCGCCGCCCCGGGCATGCCCGGTGTTCCCGGTCAACCGGCCGTCCCGCCGCCGGGACCGCGCGAACTGGAGTCGGCGCGAATCCAGATGAATGACAAGTACTCGACCTACCTGGATACCGCTTTCGAGCTGCAGAAGGCGCGTCTGCAGCTTCTGCGCGCGGCAGGCAAGCTGGACGACTGGGCGCTGGGAAAGCACTAG
- a CDS encoding ABC transporter permease, whose amino-acid sequence MISGETWRTALDALRANKFKAFLTMLGVVIGSACLVLVVTVGLTGKRYILAQIEGIGANLIYGYHVGVGPAQARPLGDQISLADLHAMRAMPLVTHAAATFDTQVAVTVAGKEYAVSVVGVTDDFDKVRNLDVVRGRFLDEIDIQNRAKAAVITEHMAGLLGFENPVGQKIKVAGFALTVVGVFKERVATFGQTEITSDTVIIPFPLIKDLTGEESIKTFYAQADSPDDVPLATRAIAELLQSRHRPEAVYSVQNLAAMLSAARSISNALTIVLLIVASVTLITSGIGIMNIMLVTVTERTREIGVRMAIGARRSEIEWQFLIEAFIISGVGALVGISIAVALPIGAQLILLNGLYLPISWVSVVVSLVVSCGIGILFGYLPARRASLLQPTEALHYE is encoded by the coding sequence ATGATCAGCGGCGAAACCTGGAGAACGGCGCTGGACGCCTTGCGCGCCAACAAATTCAAGGCGTTTCTCACCATGCTCGGCGTGGTGATCGGCAGCGCCTGCCTGGTGCTGGTGGTCACCGTCGGCCTTACCGGCAAGCGCTACATCCTGGCCCAGATCGAAGGCATAGGCGCCAACCTGATCTACGGCTATCACGTCGGCGTCGGTCCCGCGCAAGCTCGTCCGCTGGGCGATCAGATTTCGCTCGCCGACCTGCACGCCATGCGCGCCATGCCCCTGGTCACCCACGCCGCCGCAACCTTCGATACCCAGGTCGCCGTGACCGTTGCCGGCAAGGAATACGCGGTCAGCGTGGTCGGAGTGACGGACGATTTCGACAAAGTCCGCAATCTCGATGTGGTGCGGGGCCGGTTTCTCGACGAGATTGATATTCAAAACCGCGCCAAGGCCGCCGTCATCACCGAGCACATGGCCGGCCTGCTCGGATTCGAAAACCCCGTCGGCCAGAAGATCAAGGTCGCCGGTTTCGCGCTCACGGTCGTCGGAGTCTTCAAGGAGCGCGTTGCCACCTTTGGCCAAACGGAAATTACCTCCGACACCGTCATCATTCCGTTCCCCCTGATCAAAGACCTCACCGGAGAGGAGTCCATCAAGACTTTCTATGCCCAGGCGGACAGCCCCGACGACGTCCCGCTGGCGACGCGCGCCATCGCCGAGCTGTTGCAGAGCCGCCACCGCCCCGAGGCGGTGTATTCCGTGCAGAATCTGGCCGCCATGCTGAGCGCCGCGCGCAGCATTTCCAACGCTCTCACCATCGTTTTGCTCATTGTCGCCTCCGTCACCCTGATCACCAGCGGCATCGGCATCATGAACATCATGCTGGTCACGGTCACCGAGCGCACGCGTGAAATCGGCGTCCGCATGGCCATCGGCGCCCGGCGCAGCGAGATCGAATGGCAATTCCTCATCGAAGCTTTCATCATCAGCGGCGTGGGAGCGCTGGTCGGCATCAGCATCGCGGTCGCTCTTCCGATCGGCGCGCAATTGATCCTGCTCAACGGTCTCTACCTCCCGATTTCCTGGGTTTCCGTCGTCGTCTCGCTGGTGGTCTCGTGCGGCATCGGTATCTTGTTCGGTTACCTGCCGGCGCGCCGCGCCTCCTTGCTCCAGCCCACCGAAGCGCTGCATTATGAGTAG
- a CDS encoding glycosyltransferase family 39 protein, producing the protein MSDSQIETASAPVAGTSHQPASVARTLTLMVLAGLAVRLLVIPFTYPDHLDPQRHHWRFAWEMGMVARSIVTGKGFSSPYVGDTGPTAWFPPLYPYLLAGVFKVFGLFTKASAIAILTLNSIFSALTVVPVFAIARRTLSDRVARYAGWLWAFFPYAIWAAAERIWENALTTLLLAILVWLTLVLDEKATARRCIGYGLLWGVAALSNPAVLAVFPFLLGWLCWRGYGRGEKWFASAFLAVVMLVLVVAPWDVRNYLVLHKVLPVRDNFWVEVRVGNTGDISDIYPDWAIPSTSAAQWNELHRVGEIAYIGEMRTLAVRFIRDNPGVFVWLCWKRFVFVWTGFWSLDPDYARNEPLQIPNTIFCSTLTVLMLTGLVLVWRNRREWFLPFAAVLGAYPAVYYITHPTMDYRHPIDPMLVILVAYAVSSCLDARRSRRSNAEAGAP; encoded by the coding sequence ATGTCCGACTCTCAAATCGAAACCGCGTCCGCGCCGGTCGCCGGCACATCCCATCAGCCCGCTTCCGTTGCCCGTACCTTGACCCTGATGGTCCTCGCCGGCCTCGCCGTGCGCCTCCTGGTCATTCCCTTCACCTACCCGGACCACCTCGATCCGCAGCGCCACCACTGGCGATTTGCCTGGGAAATGGGCATGGTGGCCCGCTCCATCGTTACCGGCAAGGGCTTCAGTTCTCCTTACGTCGGCGATACCGGCCCGACCGCATGGTTCCCGCCGCTCTATCCCTACCTGCTGGCCGGGGTCTTCAAAGTTTTCGGATTGTTCACCAAGGCTTCGGCCATCGCCATCCTGACCCTCAATTCGATTTTCTCCGCCCTCACCGTCGTCCCGGTATTCGCCATCGCCCGCAGGACCTTGAGCGACCGGGTGGCGCGCTACGCCGGCTGGCTCTGGGCATTCTTTCCGTACGCCATCTGGGCCGCCGCGGAACGCATCTGGGAAAACGCCCTGACGACTCTGCTGCTTGCCATCCTGGTGTGGCTCACACTGGTGCTCGACGAGAAAGCCACCGCGCGCCGCTGCATCGGTTACGGCCTGCTCTGGGGAGTCGCCGCTCTCAGCAATCCGGCCGTCCTGGCGGTGTTTCCGTTTCTGCTCGGTTGGCTATGTTGGCGCGGTTACGGCCGTGGTGAAAAATGGTTTGCATCCGCGTTCCTGGCGGTTGTCATGCTGGTGCTGGTCGTCGCGCCGTGGGATGTCCGCAATTACCTCGTCCTGCACAAGGTACTTCCGGTGCGCGACAACTTCTGGGTCGAAGTGCGCGTCGGCAATACCGGCGACATCTCCGATATCTATCCCGACTGGGCCATCCCCTCGACCAGCGCGGCCCAGTGGAACGAATTGCACCGCGTCGGCGAAATCGCCTACATCGGGGAAATGCGAACCCTGGCGGTGCGCTTTATTCGCGATAATCCCGGCGTCTTCGTCTGGCTTTGCTGGAAGCGCTTTGTTTTTGTTTGGACGGGCTTCTGGAGCCTCGACCCTGACTACGCTCGCAACGAGCCCCTGCAGATTCCGAACACCATCTTCTGTTCAACCTTGACCGTGCTGATGCTCACCGGCCTGGTTCTCGTGTGGAGGAACCGGCGCGAGTGGTTCCTGCCCTTTGCCGCCGTGCTCGGCGCCTATCCCGCGGTGTACTACATCACCCACCCGACCATGGACTATCGCCACCCGATTGATCCCATGCTCGTCATCCTGGTCGCCTACGCTGTTTCGAGTTGTCTCGATGCGCGGCGCTCCCGGCGTAGCAATGCCGAGGCCGGCGCGCCTTGA
- a CDS encoding tetratricopeptide repeat protein, with product MKRRPVIIAMMLLGTLGAARAAVASAPATTASNTPAVGVNELLSLGRVDDAIKALDLRLKNSPRDAQAFNLLSRSYFAMQKWDPAVEAGEKAVSIAPNNSEYHMWLGRAYAEKADHSSFVTAAGLTKKIRREFERAVELDASNVYARSDLAEFYIEAPAFMGGGKSKARREAEAIAQQDAATGHWLQARIAEKDQRLDVAEQEYKNAIQASGNQGSFWLNLASYYKRQHRLNEMESAITSAIAADKKRPNVLFDAAQILFGAGRNFVGAANFVRRYLAAGPTVEEAPTFQAHYLLGLILEKQGDKAGAAAEYKAALALASDYERARTALDRLNGK from the coding sequence ATGAAGCGCAGGCCGGTGATCATCGCGATGATGCTGCTGGGGACGCTGGGCGCGGCGAGGGCGGCGGTGGCGTCCGCGCCGGCGACAACGGCGAGCAACACTCCCGCGGTGGGCGTCAACGAACTGCTGTCGCTGGGGCGGGTTGACGATGCCATCAAGGCGCTGGACCTGCGGCTGAAGAATTCGCCGCGCGATGCCCAGGCATTCAACCTGCTGTCGCGCAGCTATTTCGCCATGCAGAAATGGGACCCGGCGGTCGAGGCGGGCGAAAAGGCGGTCAGCATTGCGCCCAATAACAGCGAGTACCACATGTGGCTGGGACGGGCGTACGCGGAGAAGGCGGACCACTCCAGCTTCGTGACCGCGGCGGGATTGACGAAAAAGATCCGGCGGGAGTTCGAGCGCGCGGTGGAGTTGGACGCGTCCAACGTGTACGCGCGTTCCGACCTGGCGGAGTTCTACATAGAAGCGCCGGCATTCATGGGCGGCGGCAAGAGCAAGGCGCGGCGCGAGGCCGAGGCCATTGCGCAACAGGACGCGGCAACCGGGCACTGGCTGCAGGCGCGCATCGCGGAAAAAGACCAGCGGCTTGACGTGGCCGAACAGGAGTACAAGAACGCCATCCAGGCCAGCGGCAACCAGGGCAGCTTCTGGCTCAACCTGGCGTCGTATTACAAGCGGCAGCACCGGCTGAACGAAATGGAGTCGGCGATCACGTCGGCGATCGCGGCCGATAAGAAGCGCCCCAACGTCCTGTTTGACGCGGCGCAGATCCTGTTTGGCGCGGGAAGAAATTTTGTAGGGGCGGCGAACTTCGTGCGCAGGTACCTTGCTGCCGGTCCGACGGTGGAAGAAGCGCCGACCTTCCAGGCGCATTACCTGCTGGGTTTGATCCTGGAAAAACAGGGCGATAAGGCCGGAGCGGCAGCGGAATACAAAGCGGCGCTGGCGCTGGCGAGCGACTATGAGCGGGCACGCACCGCCCTGGACCGGCTGAATGGAAAGTAA
- a CDS encoding efflux RND transporter periplasmic adaptor subunit, producing the protein MARQQNPEGSWHGRLNRLWVVLAAIVVGVIILAAFMSRRRELPVRAAKADRETITATIQTNGKIEPLNSFEAHAPAATAVKRVLVYEGEHVKAGQLLVELDDAGIRSQAARAQTQIRAAEADLNAVRSGGTREEVLTNQSQLATARTERDVAQRNLQALQELQKRGAASAGEVKDAENRLKSAQAQVSLLEQKLKSRYSGPEVAKVHAQQDEAKAAYAAAQELLQQSNVRAPHDGTVYYLPVHPGQFVATGELLVQVADLSKVQLRAFVDEPDIGRLQPGQPVAVTWDALPGQRWDGKVTRVPTTVVTLGTRNVGQFTCTVDNRAEQLLPNVNVNITIVTARHDNALTVPREAIHQDDGKRFVYQIVDGEVKRRDVQTSLSNLTRMEITQGLPDGAVVALNADTQQALKPGMSVRVVEE; encoded by the coding sequence ATGGCACGACAACAGAACCCGGAAGGCAGCTGGCACGGCCGGTTGAACCGGCTGTGGGTGGTTCTGGCCGCCATTGTAGTGGGGGTCATCATTCTGGCGGCATTCATGTCTCGCCGGCGGGAATTGCCGGTACGGGCTGCCAAGGCAGACCGGGAGACCATCACCGCCACCATTCAGACAAACGGCAAGATCGAGCCTCTGAACAGTTTCGAGGCACATGCGCCGGCCGCGACGGCGGTCAAACGAGTGCTGGTATACGAAGGCGAGCACGTCAAGGCCGGGCAGTTGCTCGTCGAACTGGACGATGCCGGGATTCGGTCGCAGGCGGCGCGGGCCCAGACGCAGATCCGCGCAGCTGAGGCGGACCTGAACGCGGTGCGCAGCGGCGGCACGCGCGAAGAGGTGCTGACCAACCAGTCGCAATTGGCGACCGCGCGGACAGAGCGGGATGTGGCGCAGCGGAACCTGCAGGCGCTGCAGGAATTGCAGAAGCGCGGAGCAGCGTCGGCGGGCGAAGTGAAGGATGCGGAAAACCGCCTGAAGAGTGCGCAGGCACAGGTTTCGTTACTGGAGCAGAAGCTGAAATCGCGGTACTCGGGACCCGAGGTCGCCAAAGTCCACGCGCAGCAGGATGAGGCCAAGGCGGCGTATGCCGCGGCGCAGGAATTGTTGCAGCAATCCAATGTTCGAGCGCCCCATGACGGCACCGTGTACTACCTGCCGGTGCATCCGGGACAGTTTGTCGCGACCGGGGAATTGCTGGTGCAGGTAGCGGACCTGTCGAAGGTGCAGTTGCGGGCCTTCGTGGACGAGCCCGACATCGGGCGCCTGCAGCCGGGGCAGCCGGTGGCGGTGACCTGGGACGCGCTCCCGGGACAGCGCTGGGACGGCAAGGTCACGCGGGTACCGACGACGGTGGTTACTCTCGGCACTCGCAACGTGGGCCAGTTCACCTGTACTGTGGACAATCGGGCGGAGCAACTATTGCCCAACGTTAACGTTAATATAACTATCGTAACCGCCAGGCACGACAACGCGCTGACCGTGCCGCGCGAGGCCATTCACCAGGACGACGGCAAACGGTTCGTGTACCAGATTGTGGACGGCGAGGTGAAACGGCGAGACGTGCAAACCTCGTTGTCGAACTTGACGAGAATGGAGATTACCCAAGGACTGCCGGATGGGGCCGTGGTGGCGCTGAATGCGGACACCCAGCAGGCGCTCAAGCCGGGCATGTCGGTGCGGGTGGTAGAGGAATGA